In Colletotrichum destructivum chromosome 1, complete sequence, the sequence GCTGCATTTTCTGCGTACGTGACATCGCAACAATACTGTAGCACACGGCTTCCGATAGAGAAAGAAAACGTTAGCACGTCTACATGCCTATATATTGGCTCTCTCCAGTCCTCATGTACATCCAATGTGGGAAAGAAGAGCATCAGCAGACTACTACACATACCACAAAGACCAGAGCGCAGTCGGGCCTACATCGCCAAAGTGCCAACACCCGTTGTCGAAACAGACATGTCTTTCAATCTTTCGTGGCCCAGTGCGACCATGCGCGCCGTCGTTTACCATGGCACTCCCTTCGAAATGACCGTGCAAGACGTCGCCAAGCCAACAATCCTCAACGAAACCGATGTCGTTGTGCGAGTGACAACCTCGGCCGTGTGCGGATCCGACTTGCACATCTACCGTGGCTACATGGGCGGTGCCGTGCCATGGACGATGGgccacgaggccgtcggctATATCTCAGAGGTTGGCGATGCCGTGTCTTCCTTCGCCGTCGGAGACTATGTCATTGTTCCCGACACCGTGTCTCCCGATCAGCTGGACATGGAGCCGACGTCGAAGGAGTATTTTGGCTTTGGTAACAGCGTAATGGGTCTCGGTGGGCTCCAAGGTGCGAGCAGCCCTGCCGAACAACTCCTCTCGGCGCGCCAGATCGCAATGTGCTGACAATAGGACACATAGCCGAGTATGCGAGGGTCCCTTTCGCCGACACCAACTTGATCCCTATCCCTCCGACCCACGAAACCGCCAACTCGACGATCGAGCATGACTACCTCACTGTATCGGACATCTTCGCTACGGGGTGGGCCGGAATCGACTACAGCGGCTTCCAGCCCGGTGAttccgtcgccgtcttcggggCCGGTCCCGTCGGGCTGCTTTCTGCTTACTCGGCCATCTTGCGTGGGGCTTCCAAGGTCTACGTTGTTGACCACATCGAGGAACGCCTCGAGCTTGCTGCCCCCATCGGAGCTGTCCCGATCAACTTCGCAAAGAACGATCCCGTCTCCCAGATCTTGGCGCGCGAACCGCGCGGGGTGATGCGCGCCGTCGACTGTGTTGGTATGGAGGCTCTGAACACCAACCTTGAGATGGACGAGAGCGTCGTCGTGCAGCAGATGGTTGATGTGGTTCACTTCGGAGGAGGCATCGGTCAGCTGGGCGTTTACAAGTCTCAGGATAGCTCACCTGGTGCGCCGTACGGTAGCACCATGTCGCCCACGATCCCTTTTCCCATCTCGACCTTTTTCGCCAAGGGGTTGAGCTTCCGAGCGGGAGCTGTAGATCCAAAGAAGTACGCTCCCCTGCTGATCGACCTTATCAACAGCGGTAAAGCCCATCCCAGCTTCGTGATCAGTGCCGTCGTTGGCATTGAGGATGCGCCAGAATACTACAGCCGCTTCAATGGCAAGAATGAGACAAAGGTCGCCATCTACTTTGCGGAGTAATATGGCATGAGTACGTGGAGGTTTGGATTATGAATGCAAGCAGCATCACGATCTTCGATACAATAATCCACAATTAGCCAAGAAACGACCCAGCGGTGGGATTCTGGCTCACATTGGCATCGCGCCGTGAATCTGGTATCGCTGTGAATGAACCTCGTTGGAATTTCCTGTCAGCCAAATGATCTTGTTCACCAAGGAAAGCCGAACCTGCTGCGTTACGTGGTAAGTCCAGGCCTAGCCAGTCAACACGAACTACGCCAGATTTACTTTGCCGAGAGGTTATGTAAACATGTGAAAGAGATTTGAGACTTTTGGAAAGGGTGGTGAGTAAACAGTCTAATTCCGATGAAAGCCTTTCGATTGTTCCACTATCTGGCTACATAGGTCCTTCTCGGTAACCTAAGCTCTCGGGATCTCCAAGACGTCTGGAGTCCTGGACCAACTCCTCTACCTCCACCCACTCAAAAGAAGCGAAAGCGCTCTCTAGTCGGCGTGAGCACCCACGATCTATACGCACTAACGCCAAAAGAGTAGCCATTTTTGTTTATCTACACAAGAGCAGCCTTGTCGTCTGGAAGGAGGGCCAGGATACCCAACTTGATGTTTGTTGCGGGCGCAGGTCTGGCCTACCGAACGGTTCTTGCATTATCCCTTGAGGGTCTTTGTGACAGCTGTCAGCCTGGATTCAAGAGTTTTAAAGTCGATGTTCTGTGATGTGGATGTATCTGTTTTGCTTGAACATTGGCGAGACGTAGGCGCGAAGTGAATGAGTGCGGGAGAGCGGCAAACGCGCTCAGATAAT encodes:
- a CDS encoding Putative alcohol dehydrogenase, zinc-type, GroES-like superfamily, NAD(P)-binding domain superfamily; protein product: MSFNLSWPSATMRAVVYHGTPFEMTVQDVAKPTILNETDVVVRVTTSAVCGSDLHIYRGYMGGAVPWTMGHEAVGYISEVGDAVSSFAVGDYVIVPDTVSPDQLDMEPTSKEYFGFGNSVMGLGGLQAEYARVPFADTNLIPIPPTHETANSTIEHDYLTVSDIFATGWAGIDYSGFQPGDSVAVFGAGPVGLLSAYSAILRGASKVYVVDHIEERLELAAPIGAVPINFAKNDPVSQILAREPRGVMRAVDCVGMEALNTNLEMDESVVVQQMVDVVHFGGGIGQLGVYKSQDSSPGAPYGSTMSPTIPFPISTFFAKGLSFRAGAVDPKKYAPLLIDLINSGKAHPSFVISAVVGIEDAPEYYSRFNGKNETKVAIYFAE